A DNA window from Flammeovirga agarivorans contains the following coding sequences:
- a CDS encoding 1,4-dihydroxy-2-naphthoate polyprenyltransferase, with translation MKAWIQAFRLRTLPLALSSIILGNFLAFRSLEDFFSNKILGFTILTTVLLQILSNLANDYGDSIHGADHEEREGPQRAVQSGQITLGAMKAAVILFSALSLLSGLYLLYISLTSWEEFLSFLGLGILSIIAAITYTAGKKPYGYAGLGDLSVMIFFGWVGVIGSYYLQVKTFDLSLIFPATSCGMLAVAVLNVNNIRDIESDIKAGKKSVPVRIGRKAAVMYHWVLLFGAMICGLVYVYLNYFSPFQWLFVLTFPLLRKNGWAVTKLTQPAELDPYLKQMAMTSLLFSLTFGIGQVLPNYISLPF, from the coding sequence ATGAAAGCTTGGATTCAGGCATTTAGATTAAGAACTCTACCGCTAGCTTTATCTAGCATTATATTAGGTAACTTTTTAGCTTTTAGATCATTAGAGGATTTTTTTAGTAATAAGATATTAGGCTTTACTATACTAACAACTGTATTATTACAAATACTATCCAACTTAGCAAACGATTATGGTGATTCAATACATGGTGCAGATCATGAAGAAAGAGAAGGACCACAAAGAGCTGTACAAAGTGGACAAATTACTTTAGGTGCAATGAAAGCAGCTGTAATTCTCTTTAGTGCTCTTTCACTATTGAGTGGTCTTTATCTATTATATATAAGTCTTACTAGCTGGGAAGAATTTTTATCATTCCTAGGATTAGGTATTTTATCTATCATAGCAGCGATAACTTATACTGCTGGAAAAAAACCTTACGGTTATGCTGGACTTGGTGATTTAAGCGTAATGATATTTTTTGGTTGGGTAGGTGTTATTGGTAGTTATTATTTACAGGTGAAAACATTTGACCTATCATTAATATTTCCTGCTACTTCTTGTGGTATGTTGGCAGTTGCAGTATTGAATGTGAATAATATCAGGGATATAGAATCTGATATAAAAGCAGGAAAGAAATCAGTTCCTGTAAGGATAGGACGAAAAGCAGCAGTAATGTATCATTGGGTACTATTATTTGGGGCTATGATTTGTGGTTTAGTTTATGTTTATCTCAATTATTTTTCTCCGTTCCAATGGTTATTTGTACTTACTTTTCCATTGTTGAGAAAAAATGGTTGGGCTGTTACTAAACTGACACAACCTGCAGAGCTTGACCCATATTTAAAACAAATGGCAATGACTTCTCTTTTGTTTTCTTTGACTTTTGGAATTGGACAGGTTTTACCAAACTACATTAGCTTACCTTTTTAA
- a CDS encoding tetratricopeptide repeat protein: MNQQRLDQLFDFYKEDPNDPFIIYGIATEYASDEDWDKALEYYKILLKDHEEYAGTYYHAARAFAENGQSEEAEAVYVKGLEICKKVNDQHALKELQTAYTNFQLEDDDEW, from the coding sequence ATGAATCAGCAAAGATTAGATCAATTGTTTGACTTCTATAAAGAGGACCCTAACGATCCTTTTATAATATATGGTATTGCCACTGAATATGCTTCTGATGAAGATTGGGATAAGGCTTTAGAATATTATAAGATCTTACTAAAAGATCATGAAGAGTATGCTGGTACATATTACCATGCCGCTAGAGCTTTTGCTGAAAACGGTCAATCAGAAGAGGCTGAAGCTGTATACGTAAAAGGCTTAGAAATCTGTAAGAAAGTAAACGATCAGCATGCCTTGAAAGAACTTCAAACTGCTTATACAAACTTTCAATTAGAAGACGACGATGAGTGGTAA
- a CDS encoding SIR2 family NAD-dependent protein deacylase, giving the protein MKKKKIVVLTGAGISAESGIATFRGSDGLWEGHDIMDVASPIGWEKNPELVLEFYNKRREQGIDAVPNKGHLTLVELEKYFDVKIITQNVDHLHEKAGSSYVLHLHGKLFESRSTADESLIYPIEGTSLDMGDLCEKGSQLRPNIVWFGEDVPMMEKAMQLTSEADYFVIVGTSLQVYPAASLLHYTSKNCKLFLVDPNIPENINKSEVHCIKENGTIGLPALMDYFMKIS; this is encoded by the coding sequence ATGAAAAAAAAGAAAATCGTTGTATTAACTGGTGCAGGTATTAGTGCCGAAAGTGGTATAGCTACATTTAGAGGAAGTGATGGATTATGGGAAGGTCATGATATTATGGATGTTGCCTCTCCTATTGGCTGGGAGAAAAACCCTGAGTTAGTCCTAGAGTTTTATAATAAAAGACGGGAACAAGGAATAGATGCAGTACCTAACAAAGGTCACCTTACATTAGTTGAATTAGAAAAATATTTTGATGTAAAGATCATTACTCAGAATGTAGACCACCTACATGAAAAAGCTGGTTCTTCTTATGTTTTACACCTCCATGGTAAATTATTTGAATCGAGAAGTACTGCGGATGAGTCATTAATTTACCCAATAGAAGGAACTTCACTCGACATGGGTGATCTCTGTGAAAAAGGAAGTCAATTACGTCCAAATATTGTTTGGTTTGGAGAAGATGTACCAATGATGGAAAAAGCTATGCAACTTACTTCTGAAGCTGATTACTTCGTAATTGTAGGAACATCATTACAAGTTTATCCTGCTGCAAGCTTGTTACATTACACTTCAAAAAATTGTAAGTTATTCTTGGTTGATCCAAATATTCCTGAAAATATTAATAAGTCAGAGGTCCATTGTATAAAAGAAAACGGTACAATTGGGCTCCCTGCTTTAATGGATTATTTCATGAAAATCAGTTAA
- a CDS encoding FKBP-type peptidyl-prolyl cis-trans isomerase, protein MKFFIGFIFLLYGFTANAQCEKCPPTDEKANYCYTDTRFEGLCAKFVSDKQYFYFGKKKKAKRIDINFDKADDLLTYKGLTLDKKLKLTANDLLFIQLAIETWNVEKKKIGYDFLSSGLGIKVLKEGTGETPQKGQEVVVHYSGFLENGEKFDSSRDRNSPFTFRVGVGQVIKGWDEGVLNLPVGSRAMLMIPSELGYGSRNVGPIPANSTLYFDIEVLDAK, encoded by the coding sequence ATGAAATTTTTTATTGGTTTTATCTTTCTTCTGTATGGTTTTACAGCAAACGCACAATGCGAAAAGTGTCCTCCTACAGACGAAAAAGCTAATTATTGTTATACTGATACTAGATTTGAGGGTTTGTGTGCTAAATTTGTTTCAGATAAGCAATACTTTTATTTTGGTAAAAAGAAAAAAGCTAAACGAATTGATATCAACTTTGATAAAGCAGACGATTTATTGACATATAAGGGTTTAACTCTTGATAAAAAATTAAAGCTAACTGCTAATGATTTATTATTTATTCAATTAGCCATTGAAACTTGGAACGTTGAAAAGAAGAAAATTGGTTATGATTTTCTAAGTTCTGGTTTAGGAATAAAAGTATTGAAAGAAGGTACAGGTGAGACACCTCAAAAAGGCCAAGAAGTAGTAGTACACTATTCAGGTTTTTTAGAGAACGGTGAAAAGTTTGATAGTTCAAGAGATCGAAATAGCCCTTTTACGTTTAGAGTAGGTGTAGGCCAAGTGATCAAAGGTTGGGATGAAGGTGTTTTAAATCTTCCAGTGGGATCCAGAGCCATGTTGATGATCCCTTCAGAGTTAGGTTATGGCTCTAGAAATGTTGGTCCAATTCCAGCAAATTCGACCTTATATTTTGACATAGAAGTCCTTGACGCTAAATAA
- a CDS encoding SiaC family regulatory phosphoprotein, with translation MNDLIINKENKNAQIPQICLQSAQRKGSIIGESYHPNAHQLYNDIVMWIDDYFMTNQHFSLSFCVSYFDTASNKGIYNILKCLKDWQSKGKTISIVWYVSESDDDLIEDIDDLAEDASVHISTILSDKPHSIAS, from the coding sequence ATGAATGATTTAATAATTAACAAGGAGAACAAAAATGCGCAAATCCCACAAATTTGCCTTCAATCAGCTCAAAGAAAAGGAAGCATTATCGGCGAATCTTACCACCCTAATGCACATCAACTTTATAATGACATTGTCATGTGGATTGATGACTATTTTATGACAAACCAACATTTTTCTTTAAGCTTTTGTGTTAGCTATTTTGATACTGCATCAAATAAGGGAATTTATAACATTCTTAAGTGTCTAAAAGATTGGCAATCAAAAGGTAAAACAATATCTATTGTATGGTATGTATCAGAAAGTGATGACGATCTGATCGAAGATATTGATGACTTAGCAGAAGATGCTAGTGTACATATCTCTACTATATTATCTGATAAACCACATTCAATTGCTAGCTAA
- the xseB gene encoding exodeoxyribonuclease VII small subunit encodes MSEQKENITYEAALQELQEIQNKLDGDEVPIDDLSKLAKRAKELVKMCKEKLGTIESELTDIFSEDKE; translated from the coding sequence ATGTCAGAGCAAAAAGAAAATATAACCTACGAAGCCGCTTTACAGGAACTTCAAGAAATTCAGAATAAATTGGATGGAGATGAAGTGCCTATAGATGACCTTTCTAAATTGGCTAAACGAGCAAAAGAGTTGGTAAAAATGTGTAAAGAGAAACTCGGAACCATTGAATCTGAACTGACAGATATTTTTTCAGAAGATAAAGAATAA
- the xseA gene encoding exodeoxyribonuclease VII large subunit, whose product MSGKKVFSLTKLNTSIGKHLNKVSGAFWIKAEIAQLNFRSGHVYLEFVEKEGDMIVAKSRATIWKGEYQVFEHRLGELLFQVLKQGAEIIAEVEISFHNVYGLSLNILDLDDSYTIGELERKRKLAIEKLYKEGKVELQGKLKLPIVPQRLAIISSAIAAGYEDFMHQLKNNQQGYKFKIDLFETAVQGDKATSMLIEQLKKIQLSNEDYDAIIIIRGGGAKMDLYAFDQYEIGKEISKASIPVITGIGHEKDETIADIVAFLNLKTPTAVAEFLINRVYTYDQNIEILLNNISDDIKDLVEDNRYSFELQVAKLFPKFSSRIINESNHLKLSYSKIKEKSFSQLNRNQYQLSRSSDYLRSLPSQLKYSRKELDNYLYRIEREIKSTISSEEKNIELIDLKIESKDPQRILEKGYSMTVKNGRLIDPNSIKEGDVLETRTKDHRIESIVKKIDKLM is encoded by the coding sequence ATGAGTGGTAAAAAAGTATTTTCTCTGACGAAATTAAATACTAGTATTGGAAAGCACCTTAACAAAGTTTCAGGTGCTTTTTGGATTAAGGCAGAAATTGCACAATTAAATTTCCGTTCGGGGCATGTATATCTCGAATTTGTAGAAAAAGAGGGTGATATGATTGTTGCAAAATCTAGAGCCACAATTTGGAAAGGAGAATATCAAGTATTTGAACATCGTTTAGGGGAGTTACTTTTTCAGGTTTTAAAACAAGGAGCTGAAATTATAGCTGAAGTAGAAATATCTTTTCATAACGTATATGGGCTTTCCTTAAATATTTTAGATCTCGATGATAGTTATACTATTGGAGAATTAGAGAGAAAGAGAAAGCTTGCCATTGAAAAACTATATAAGGAGGGTAAGGTTGAGCTTCAAGGAAAGTTGAAATTACCTATTGTGCCTCAAAGATTAGCAATAATTTCTTCTGCTATTGCTGCAGGATATGAAGACTTCATGCATCAATTAAAGAACAACCAGCAAGGATACAAATTTAAGATTGACCTATTTGAAACTGCAGTTCAAGGTGATAAAGCGACTTCTATGCTTATTGAGCAATTGAAGAAAATTCAACTTTCGAATGAAGATTATGATGCAATAATCATTATAAGAGGCGGTGGTGCAAAGATGGATTTGTATGCTTTTGATCAATATGAAATAGGAAAAGAAATATCAAAAGCATCGATTCCTGTGATAACAGGGATAGGGCATGAAAAAGATGAAACAATTGCTGATATAGTTGCTTTCCTCAATTTGAAGACGCCAACTGCCGTAGCAGAATTTTTGATTAATAGAGTGTATACCTATGATCAAAATATAGAGATTCTCTTAAATAATATTAGTGACGATATTAAGGACTTAGTAGAGGATAATAGATACTCTTTCGAATTACAGGTGGCAAAGCTTTTTCCTAAATTTTCTAGTAGGATTATAAATGAATCAAATCATTTAAAGCTCTCTTATTCCAAAATCAAAGAAAAATCATTTTCTCAATTAAATAGAAATCAATACCAGTTAAGCCGAAGTAGTGATTATTTAAGAAGTCTTCCTAGTCAACTAAAATATAGTAGGAAGGAATTGGATAACTATCTATATCGTATTGAGAGGGAAATAAAATCTACAATATCATCTGAAGAGAAAAATATTGAACTAATTGACCTTAAAATCGAAAGTAAGGATCCTCAACGAATTTTAGAAAAAGGTTATTCAATGACTGTGAAAAATGGCCGATTAATAGATCCAAATTCTATAAAGGAAGGAGATGTACTAGAAACAAGGACAAAAGATCATAGAATTGAGAGTATCGTTAAGAAAATTGATAAATTAATGTAA
- a CDS encoding NDR1/HIN1-like protein gives MRTQTFFQYLFSLIVLLSTTSCGPESPEFVSLENMEMFSLEDGNFVVKADAVLYNPNGVSITIEEIHVDVLINGNMIGNVDQKVSSEAKKKSEFSLPLEVQFPPKALFSNFLGGLIDMATGEDFEVRYTGYIKTKVIGVTFKVPFDQKEKIGLNM, from the coding sequence ATGAGAACTCAAACATTCTTTCAATACTTATTTTCACTTATTGTATTACTCTCTACAACATCTTGTGGACCAGAATCTCCAGAATTTGTTTCATTAGAAAATATGGAAATGTTCTCATTAGAAGATGGGAATTTTGTTGTGAAAGCAGATGCCGTATTATATAATCCAAATGGTGTGTCAATCACTATTGAAGAGATTCATGTCGATGTTTTAATCAATGGTAATATGATTGGAAACGTTGATCAGAAAGTCTCTTCGGAGGCAAAAAAGAAATCCGAGTTTAGTCTTCCATTGGAAGTTCAATTTCCTCCAAAAGCTTTATTTTCTAACTTCCTTGGAGGTTTGATTGACATGGCTACTGGTGAAGATTTTGAAGTTCGATATACTGGATATATCAAAACTAAAGTAATTGGAGTTACATTTAAAGTTCCATTCGATCAAAAAGAAAAAATTGGACTAAACATGTAA
- a CDS encoding ABC transporter permease — protein MKGTSNLPYFISKRLSAHRNNSFTKLISKIAIGSVALGVGALILAFSIFYGFKEGIEDKLFLHVGHMNVEKFTMNRSKEEPPVNVNNSDLYLKKDSLPKVKNVYNYAHKWGLLKSNDEVSGILIKGLSKDYDISRWENDMVSGKFPDLESLKNGSKYIVISQVMAKKMNLNVGDDIIVYFIQQPPKARKMKVSGIYNTGLEDFDELVAYGDINLVRRLNSWGDSLVGGMEILIDNFDELDAVGEEIDENFVDVHLIMRSVKDKYAHFFDWFQMLYNNVWIFLIVIISVAIFNVISIMLILIMERTAMIGTFKALGATNNLLQKIFIYDGIRMAVKGMIIGNLISLGFGVLQLNFKLIPLEASTYYLDYVPFSFHWDTILFVNLTVILLTSVGLLIPTSIVLGISPIKSIKFN, from the coding sequence ATGAAAGGAACATCAAATCTACCTTATTTTATTTCTAAACGGCTAAGTGCTCACCGAAATAATTCTTTTACAAAATTAATTTCTAAGATTGCTATAGGCAGTGTTGCTTTGGGAGTTGGAGCATTAATTCTTGCTTTTTCTATTTTTTATGGTTTCAAAGAAGGAATTGAAGACAAGTTATTTCTTCATGTTGGTCATATGAATGTAGAAAAATTTACGATGAACAGGAGTAAAGAAGAACCTCCTGTGAACGTAAATAATTCCGATCTATATTTAAAGAAGGACAGCTTGCCTAAGGTTAAGAACGTATATAATTACGCACATAAATGGGGGCTTTTAAAATCTAATGACGAGGTCTCAGGTATTCTAATTAAAGGATTATCTAAAGATTATGATATAAGTCGTTGGGAAAATGATATGGTCTCTGGAAAATTTCCTGATTTGGAGAGCTTAAAAAATGGTTCAAAATATATTGTTATCAGTCAAGTGATGGCAAAGAAAATGAACTTAAATGTAGGAGATGATATTATAGTCTATTTCATACAACAACCTCCAAAAGCAAGGAAAATGAAAGTCTCGGGAATCTATAATACAGGTTTGGAAGATTTTGATGAATTAGTTGCCTATGGTGATATCAATTTAGTTAGAAGACTAAATTCTTGGGGAGATTCATTAGTTGGAGGAATGGAAATTCTTATCGATAACTTCGATGAATTAGATGCAGTTGGAGAGGAGATTGATGAAAACTTTGTGGATGTACATCTGATCATGCGAAGTGTGAAAGATAAATATGCTCACTTTTTTGATTGGTTTCAGATGTTGTATAACAATGTTTGGATTTTCTTAATTGTTATTATCAGTGTTGCCATATTTAATGTGATCTCCATTATGTTGATTCTCATCATGGAAAGAACAGCGATGATTGGTACTTTTAAAGCCCTTGGAGCGACTAACAATTTACTCCAAAAGATCTTTATTTATGATGGGATAAGAATGGCTGTAAAAGGGATGATTATCGGAAACCTAATCAGTTTAGGTTTCGGTGTTTTACAATTGAATTTCAAATTAATTCCACTGGAAGCATCTACTTATTATTTGGATTATGTTCCATTTAGTTTCCATTGG
- a CDS encoding coiled-coil domain-containing protein codes for MTISSMIQPEKKVHFFQIIEFSVYRFYVLLKEGRGNIGDGRQCFKLKGRGVNLYSKRDFLEYNDIEEGFFDELCHELWIVSNKTPNWDIDRLFAYKNEITENVHNIMEAKTLNDLELYISDSKTANFIFTFLMHFSNTSLNVNHGETPEPTEKEIEKVVHETIEPDSSFHVEILNRFQVLENRVKSLETENKRLETQEKDYIDKIHQLESELKRIDKIDETLEMIHIARKKSLQEISDNTDQKFSDLIEKINGLKENSFNKESIREFLVKLENMETQISDIKSEFVKEDALQTFTMQLEKLNKEVNHISDEHGNELKKIELRFTKIKGERLELRDKMELIEEVTKENFEKIESKLSDEVEQIGKIADEMTHRQQELQTLLQSQIVENKGHVDQTFENLATIIDEVKEKQHDAWIKINELIGKSKDSQGSGSSDSNTKMVIEPTKVESDSSIKYIDVFYAEPDGNGFLTNLSSKKLSYKHVYKINVIDDATADFEFVNDDESTRTLNMNLAVMFDEYMVDNGTKGPSMSLSLYGEAKKVRGLNAWRVSKKAMITRR; via the coding sequence ATGACAATATCATCAATGATTCAACCCGAAAAGAAAGTACACTTTTTCCAAATTATAGAATTCTCTGTATATCGTTTCTATGTTCTATTAAAAGAAGGAAGAGGCAATATCGGAGATGGCCGTCAATGCTTTAAGTTGAAAGGTAGAGGTGTGAACCTCTATTCGAAAAGAGATTTTTTAGAATATAACGATATCGAAGAAGGCTTTTTTGATGAGCTATGCCATGAGTTGTGGATAGTTTCAAATAAGACTCCAAATTGGGATATCGACAGACTGTTTGCTTATAAAAATGAAATAACTGAAAATGTTCATAACATCATGGAGGCAAAGACCTTAAATGATTTAGAACTTTATATCAGTGATTCAAAAACGGCAAATTTTATTTTTACTTTTTTGATGCATTTTTCAAATACATCTCTCAATGTTAATCATGGAGAAACTCCTGAACCAACAGAAAAAGAGATAGAAAAAGTTGTGCATGAAACAATTGAACCAGATTCATCCTTTCATGTAGAAATATTAAACCGTTTTCAAGTTCTTGAAAATAGAGTGAAAAGCCTTGAGACGGAAAACAAACGCTTAGAAACTCAAGAAAAAGACTATATCGATAAAATTCATCAGTTAGAGTCTGAATTGAAACGTATTGATAAAATTGATGAGACTTTAGAAATGATTCATATCGCTAGAAAAAAGTCTCTTCAAGAAATATCAGATAATACAGACCAGAAATTCAGTGATCTTATTGAAAAGATTAATGGATTGAAGGAAAATAGCTTTAACAAAGAGTCTATCCGTGAGTTTTTGGTGAAACTTGAAAACATGGAAACTCAGATTTCTGATATTAAATCAGAATTTGTAAAAGAAGATGCTCTTCAAACGTTTACAATGCAATTAGAGAAATTGAATAAAGAAGTGAATCATATCTCTGATGAACATGGAAACGAGTTAAAGAAAATAGAACTTCGATTTACTAAGATTAAAGGAGAACGTTTGGAGCTTCGTGATAAGATGGAACTTATTGAAGAAGTGACAAAGGAGAACTTTGAAAAGATTGAAAGTAAGTTAAGCGATGAGGTAGAACAAATAGGCAAGATTGCTGATGAAATGACTCATCGTCAACAAGAGCTTCAGACTTTATTACAATCACAAATTGTTGAAAATAAAGGGCATGTGGATCAAACATTTGAAAACCTGGCAACAATTATTGATGAAGTAAAAGAAAAGCAACATGATGCTTGGATCAAAATCAATGAACTAATTGGGAAATCTAAGGATTCACAGGGTAGTGGTTCTTCAGATTCTAATACTAAGATGGTTATTGAACCAACTAAAGTTGAGTCTGATTCAAGTATAAAATATATAGATGTTTTTTATGCTGAACCTGATGGGAATGGCTTCTTAACCAACTTGTCAAGTAAGAAACTTTCTTACAAACATGTATACAAAATCAATGTAATTGATGATGCTACAGCAGATTTTGAGTTTGTCAATGATGATGAATCTACAAGGACATTAAATATGAATCTAGCTGTAATGTTTGATGAGTATATGGTGGATAATGGAACAAAAGGACCAAGTATGTCACTTTCGTTATATGGCGAAGCCAAAAAGGTGAGAGGCTTAAATGCTTGGAGAGTCAGCAAAAAAGCAATGATCACTAGACGTTAA
- a CDS encoding PspC domain-containing protein, whose product MILSSIHIGNTNFKITEDAKDILVNYKYALQQHLKNFKDASLIITELEYKLSELLIPYVKDEFDFLSELEVIECIEILGTPEGFELPKFKKNTNFSTNFDQKKSFSLVNNVTLDTIKEFFHKLYRDTDRQQIGGVAAGIAHILNTDPLWIRLLCLFPLMVLGTSKVPLVICFLGYLTLWMLLPEQRNIKRNQNTRLFFRDKENQVIAGISSGLSNYLGINIHAIRITFLLLAYFYKPFILLYIVIWVVTPYSRTLKDKFQSKGKAFNLEEIENYLTKTLQDNNINQETIQNAFNKVGQYIGNINVSPFLFELLKIVSFVFGAILFIISISMIFIGFPALGIALKLIPLHDVMTYVSSDINNEILTDIDRNLLMTIQYSIPNTTAIISLIQLLSVVSLTLILSVGLMTFKKVVKTTPIIFLLVLSVISSILLFTALNMSVHNFDNQATHKEEVFIPIKNGFIDLQYDKVGKIGLNEVDIDLDSYDGKDLKLVFLQEGLGKTRENAIKNAKAIDYLSMIKENKVILSSHFSFPRGAKYRKQKLKLKVFIPEGVPFKVNKDLSQYLSHESIHIVNADELLVFNHHDIDVFTGNLFSFQTPRPTPTPSRPKSYIEYKKFKNTLDSVIVYGNINLHLKVDHRVKGSIVKYKKDNNNPLNIKKIGNSLRVYPSENKNNFTDIVIMTNNIELLKFEGTGDLRIDEPVQIDSLAIKLAGNVKADIYDLSAKFTAFDLSGAAELDVNGNCDDVLLMTNGGSIFNGQDFKTKDIKAKAKGVSEINIHASNNATIFQSTLSKVTISGNPNHLENHTQR is encoded by the coding sequence GTGATACTAAGTAGTATACATATTGGAAATACGAATTTTAAAATAACTGAAGATGCAAAGGACATTTTGGTGAACTACAAGTATGCCCTTCAACAACATCTGAAGAATTTTAAAGATGCTTCACTCATTATCACAGAATTAGAGTACAAACTCTCTGAGTTATTAATTCCATACGTAAAAGACGAATTTGATTTCTTATCGGAATTAGAAGTTATAGAATGTATTGAGATATTGGGTACTCCGGAAGGATTTGAGCTTCCAAAGTTCAAAAAGAACACAAATTTTTCTACCAATTTCGATCAGAAGAAATCTTTTTCCTTAGTAAATAATGTCACTCTTGATACTATTAAGGAGTTCTTCCATAAACTATATAGAGATACGGATAGACAACAAATAGGTGGTGTTGCAGCGGGTATAGCTCATATACTTAATACAGACCCATTATGGATTAGACTTTTATGTTTGTTCCCATTGATGGTATTGGGTACTTCAAAAGTACCTCTTGTCATTTGTTTTCTTGGTTATCTTACACTATGGATGTTGTTACCAGAGCAACGTAATATTAAAAGAAATCAAAATACTCGCTTATTCTTTAGAGATAAGGAGAATCAAGTGATCGCTGGAATAAGTTCTGGATTAAGTAATTATTTAGGTATAAACATACATGCTATTCGCATTACTTTTCTCCTATTAGCTTATTTCTACAAACCCTTTATACTGTTATATATTGTGATTTGGGTGGTTACACCTTATTCTAGAACCCTAAAAGATAAATTTCAAAGTAAAGGCAAGGCATTTAACTTAGAGGAGATTGAGAATTATCTCACTAAGACCTTACAGGACAATAATATAAACCAAGAAACGATTCAGAATGCTTTTAATAAAGTTGGTCAATATATTGGAAACATTAATGTCAGCCCATTTCTATTTGAATTGTTGAAGATCGTTAGCTTTGTTTTTGGAGCTATCTTATTTATTATTTCTATCTCAATGATCTTCATTGGCTTCCCTGCTCTAGGCATAGCCTTGAAATTAATTCCATTACATGATGTAATGACATACGTCTCATCTGATATAAATAATGAAATTCTTACTGATATTGATAGAAACCTATTGATGACAATTCAGTATAGTATTCCGAATACAACAGCCATTATTAGTCTTATCCAGTTACTTTCTGTAGTATCATTAACACTGATTTTGTCCGTCGGGCTAATGACTTTTAAGAAAGTAGTTAAGACCACACCAATCATCTTCTTATTAGTCCTTAGTGTTATTTCAAGTATCCTTTTATTTACAGCATTAAATATGTCTGTACATAATTTTGATAATCAAGCTACGCATAAAGAAGAAGTTTTTATTCCGATAAAAAACGGTTTTATTGACTTACAGTACGATAAGGTTGGGAAAATCGGTTTAAACGAAGTGGACATTGATTTGGATTCTTACGACGGTAAGGACTTAAAACTTGTTTTCTTACAAGAAGGTTTAGGTAAAACAAGAGAGAATGCTATTAAAAATGCGAAGGCCATCGATTACTTATCCATGATTAAAGAGAATAAAGTGATTCTTTCATCTCACTTTAGTTTTCCAAGAGGGGCAAAATATAGAAAACAGAAATTAAAACTAAAGGTCTTTATTCCAGAAGGTGTTCCATTTAAGGTAAACAAAGACTTATCTCAATATTTATCTCATGAAAGTATTCATATTGTAAATGCCGATGAATTGTTAGTTTTTAATCATCATGATATTGATGTTTTTACAGGAAACTTATTTTCTTTCCAAACTCCAAGACCAACACCAACACCTTCAAGGCCTAAATCATATATTGAATACAAGAAATTCAAAAATACACTCGACTCCGTTATTGTCTATGGAAATATCAACCTGCATTTGAAAGTTGACCATCGAGTAAAAGGTTCAATTGTAAAGTATAAGAAAGACAATAACAACCCATTAAATATTAAAAAGATCGGTAATAGTTTAAGAGTCTACCCTTCTGAGAACAAGAATAACTTCACTGATATTGTGATCATGACAAACAATATAGAGTTATTAAAATTTGAAGGAACTGGTGATCTTAGAATTGATGAACCTGTACAAATCGATTCGTTAGCTATTAAATTAGCTGGAAATGTAAAGGCTGATATTTATGATTTATCAGCAAAATTTACAGCTTTCGATCTTTCAGGAGCTGCCGAATTAGATGTTAATGGAAATTGTGACGATGTTCTGTTAATGACAAATGGTGGAAGTATTTTCAATGGTCAAGATTTTAAAACAAAAGATATTAAGGCAAAAGCAAAAGGCGTGTCTGAAATTAACATACACGCCTCTAATAATGCCACAATCTTTCAATCTACATTGAGTAAAGTAACCATATCTGGCAACCCTAACCATTTAGAAAATCATACACAACGTTAG